In the Mus pahari chromosome 19, PAHARI_EIJ_v1.1, whole genome shotgun sequence genome, one interval contains:
- the Pomk gene encoding protein O-mannose kinase: protein MGQQHGTRNGLTHRELPRGVGLLLAMALMNVVLYLCLDQLFISPGRSTADSRRCPPGYFRMGRMRNCSRWLSCEELRTEVRQLKRVGEGAVKKVFLSEWKEHKVALSRLTRLEMKEDFLHGLQMLKSLQSEHVVTLVGYCEEDGTLLTEYHPLGALSNLEETLNLSKYRYLSTWQHRLQLAMEYVSVINYLHHSPLGTRVMCDSNDLPKTLSQYLLTSNFSIVANDLDALPLVDHDSGILVKCGHRELHGDFVAPEQLWPHGEDTPFQDDLMPSYDEKIDIWKIPDVSSFLLGHVEGSDMVRFHLFDIHKACKSQNPAERPTAQNVLDAYQRVFHSLRDTVMSQTKEML from the exons ATGGGACAGCAACATGGAACCAGGAATGGTCTCACGCACAGAGAGCTCCCCCGGGGCGTGGGGCTGCTGCTCGCCATGGCCCTTATGAACGTGGTGCTCTACCTCTGCCTCGATCAGCTCTTCATCTCCCCTGGACGATCCACCGCGGACTCTAGGCGCTGTCCTCCGGGATACTTCAGAATGGGGCGGATGAGAAACTGCTCGCGCTGGTTGTCCTGTGAGGAGCTGAGGACCGAAGTCAGGCAGCTGAAGCGCGTTGGGGAGGGAGCCGTGAAGAAA GTCTTTCTGTCTGAATGGAAGGAACACAAAGTCGCTCTCTCCCGGCTCACCAGACTGGAGATGAAGGAGGACTTCCTGCATGGCCTGCAGATGCTGAAGTCTCTGCAGAGTGAGCACGTGGTCACGCTGGTGGGCTACTGTGAGGAAGACGGCACCCTTCTCACCGAATATCACCCCCTAGGTGCCTTGAGCAACCTGGAAGAAACACTCAACCTTTCAAAGTACCGATACCTGAGCACTTGGCAGCACAGGCTGCAGCTGGCCATGGAGTACGTCAGCGTCATTAACTACCTGCACCACAGCCCCCTGGGCACGAGGGTCATGTGTGACTCGAACGACCTGCCCAAAACACTGTCCCAGTACCTGCTGACGAGTAACTTCAGCATTGTGGCAAACGACCTGGACGCGCTGCCCCTGGTGGACCACGACTCCGGGATACTTGTAAAGTGTGGCCACAGAGAGCTCCACGGGGATTTCGTGGCTCCGGAGCAGCTGTGGCCCCACGGAGAAGACACGCCCTTCCAAGACGATCTCATGCCTTCCTACGATGAGAAGATTGACATCTGGAAGATTCCAGATGTCTCCAGTTTCCTCTTGGGGCACGTGGAAGGGAGTGATATGGTTAGATTCCATTTGTTTGATATCCATAAGGCGTGCAAGAGCCAGAACCCGGCAGAAAGACCTACCGCTCAGAACGTGCTAGACGCTTACCAGAGGGTTTTCCACTCACTCCGAGACACTGTGATGTCGCAGACGAAAGAAATGCTATAA